One segment of Saprospiraceae bacterium DNA contains the following:
- a CDS encoding NifU family protein has translation MEATISKSPVMLYTEQTPNPEALKYVTNRLLYRGIADFKDMDLAAEWSPMANSLMELPYVKSVYFNNNYVTITKEFNYEWADIMLKLKEFVKDFVEKGGTVVKEGFAEYMEKTMAESNAEQFSGENGELAKKVKELIDTYVKPAVEMDGGNIEFKAFENGRVYVTMQGSCSGCPSSTVTLKAGIEGMLKRMVPEVTEVVQEMA, from the coding sequence ATGGAAGCTACGATATCCAAAAGTCCCGTGATGCTTTACACGGAGCAAACACCCAATCCCGAGGCACTAAAATATGTGACCAACCGCCTGCTTTACCGAGGCATTGCCGACTTCAAAGATATGGACTTGGCCGCAGAATGGAGCCCGATGGCCAATAGCCTGATGGAGTTGCCCTATGTGAAAAGCGTTTATTTCAATAACAACTACGTCACCATCACGAAAGAGTTCAATTACGAATGGGCCGACATCATGCTCAAGCTGAAAGAGTTTGTGAAAGATTTTGTGGAAAAAGGTGGCACGGTGGTGAAAGAGGGTTTTGCTGAGTACATGGAAAAAACAATGGCAGAGAGCAACGCCGAGCAGTTCAGTGGTGAAAATGGCGAGTTGGCCAAAAAAGTGAAAGAATTGATTGACACTTATGTGAAACCTGCTGTGGAGATGGATGGTGGCAACATAGAGTTCAAGGCCTTTGAAAACGGCCGCGTGTATGTCACCATGCAAGGCTCGTGCAGTGGCTGCCCATCTTCGACGGTGACGCTGAAAGCTGGCATAGAAGGTATGCTGAAGCGCATGGTGCCAGAAGTGACAGAAGTGGTGCAAGAAATGGCCTAA
- a CDS encoding polysaccharide biosynthesis protein — protein MSLIKKLAGETALYGLSSIIGRLLNMLLVPFYTRVLATTNEYGAVIDLYATSAFLMVLFSYRMESAFFRFGTPQEARERVYSTGMLSLMGTTAAFAGALLVFAQPIADVLEYPQHPEYVRWFALILAFDCLAELPFARLRLEQRPKRFVFIKLTNISVNIGMNLFWLVLCPWAAGKGVGWVHAVWSSGLGVGYIFLSNLVASLVTLLLLSPQLRAVRWSFDKALWAKMMAYAAPLIIVSFAGIVDEMFSRSMLKYLLPGTPQENLADVGIFGANYKLAALITLFTQAYRYAAEPFFFRHAGDKDALRTQAQVTLWFTIAAAVGMLGILLFLDLVKYFIGTKYHGGLRVVPILLTANLLLGVYYNFSIWYRLKDRTGLGAWISIAGAVITVALNLVLIPRFGYTGAAWVTLTCYAFMCWATWFTGKKHYPVPYPLGRMLFYVAVALGLFALGKMLEATLPAQPILLWAGRAVLFGSYLALIYFLERKQFSNPPQNS, from the coding sequence ATGTCCCTGATAAAAAAATTAGCGGGAGAGACCGCCCTGTATGGGCTCAGCAGCATCATAGGCCGGCTACTCAATATGCTGCTGGTGCCATTTTACACACGGGTGTTGGCCACCACGAACGAATACGGAGCGGTCATTGATTTGTATGCCACATCAGCCTTCCTCATGGTGCTGTTTTCCTACCGAATGGAGTCCGCGTTTTTTCGATTCGGCACACCACAGGAGGCTCGGGAAAGGGTTTATTCCACGGGAATGCTCTCGCTGATGGGCACGACCGCCGCTTTCGCGGGGGCGTTGCTAGTCTTTGCCCAACCCATCGCCGACGTGCTGGAATATCCGCAGCACCCGGAGTATGTGCGATGGTTCGCCTTGATTTTGGCTTTCGATTGTCTGGCTGAGCTGCCCTTTGCTCGCTTGCGGCTGGAGCAACGCCCCAAACGCTTCGTTTTCATCAAGCTGACCAACATCTCGGTCAATATCGGGATGAATCTTTTTTGGCTGGTGCTTTGCCCGTGGGCGGCGGGCAAGGGTGTGGGGTGGGTGCATGCCGTGTGGTCGTCGGGGCTGGGCGTGGGCTATATTTTCCTGTCCAATTTGGTCGCGAGCCTCGTGACGTTGCTGTTGCTGTCGCCGCAGTTGAGAGCCGTGCGGTGGTCGTTCGACAAGGCATTGTGGGCAAAAATGATGGCCTATGCCGCACCGCTCATTATCGTGAGTTTTGCGGGTATTGTGGATGAGATGTTTAGCCGCTCCATGTTGAAATACCTGCTGCCCGGCACTCCGCAGGAAAATCTGGCAGATGTGGGGATTTTTGGTGCGAACTACAAATTGGCGGCACTCATCACGCTGTTCACGCAAGCCTATCGCTACGCCGCCGAACCGTTTTTCTTCCGTCACGCGGGCGACAAAGATGCCTTGCGCACACAAGCCCAAGTGACTTTGTGGTTCACCATTGCCGCCGCGGTTGGGATGTTGGGCATCCTGCTTTTCCTCGATTTGGTCAAGTATTTTATCGGAACAAAGTATCACGGCGGGCTGCGCGTCGTGCCGATTTTGTTGACAGCCAATCTGTTGCTCGGTGTCTATTACAACTTTTCCATCTGGTATCGCCTGAAAGACCGCACGGGACTGGGCGCGTGGATTTCAATAGCAGGAGCAGTCATCACGGTTGCTTTGAATCTGGTTTTGATTCCCCGATTCGGCTACACGGGCGCAGCTTGGGTGACGCTGACTTGCTACGCTTTTATGTGTTGGGCGACTTGGTTCACGGGGAAAAAACATTACCCCGTACCCTACCCTTTGGGTCGGATGCTGTTTTATGTGGCAGTTGCCTTGGGGTTGTTTGCGCTGGGTAAGATGCTTGAGGCGACACTGCCCGCTCAGCCCATTTTGCTCTGGGCCGGGCGGGCAGTACTGTTCGGCAGTTACCTTGCCTTGATTTATTTTTTGGAAAGAAAACAATTTTCTAACCCGCCCCAAAACTCCTGA
- a CDS encoding caspase family protein, with product MNKRLLIFPKFIFTLLLLSILPITLQSQCVSGDCKNGVGTFVYPSGAKYTGHFKDGEIHGIGVCYYTDGSKYQGEWVHRYPEGKGTKTYSDGTVRTGLWKRGKPVDENGNLLEEYIAKKKDERQDDGTNIQSGCLSGDCKNGQGIFAYPDGSKYEGQFLKGKFHGQGVFYFANGDKYEGEFKENYPDGHGTRTYAVNNQQETGEWRQGEYFGSSLIESGKTGCIQGNCDNGKGSYIFKEGVAKYTGDFKDGQPHGHGICMYANGDRYRGEWLEGAFGGKGTLYLRDGTIVDGYWRAGEYVGKQAPADYKPTTPTVAETPAQAPVELPGAKVWAVVVGVAAYDHMPALRYTDDDAYRFYAFLKSLEGGALPDEQVQILVDEDATRDNVIGAINEIFAQAGANDLVIFYFSGHGLNGSFLPIDFDGFNNKITHDEIAGAFNKCRAKFKLCLADACHSGSLFAMRSATEEPILNTYYTSLAKSVSGTALIMSSKADETSLESQGLRQGVFSHFLIRGLKGEADKNKDKVVTVEELFAYIYANVRDYTSNRQSPVIKGTYDPKMPVAVTR from the coding sequence ATGAATAAGCGCTTGCTGATTTTTCCCAAATTCATATTTACCCTTTTACTTCTCTCCATCCTCCCCATCACGCTCCAATCTCAATGTGTTTCCGGCGATTGCAAAAATGGCGTAGGCACTTTTGTCTATCCTTCGGGAGCGAAATACACCGGCCATTTCAAGGACGGTGAAATTCATGGTATCGGGGTGTGCTACTACACCGACGGCAGCAAGTATCAAGGCGAGTGGGTACATCGCTACCCCGAAGGCAAGGGCACCAAAACCTATTCGGATGGCACCGTGCGCACGGGCCTTTGGAAACGCGGAAAGCCCGTGGACGAAAATGGCAACCTCCTCGAAGAATATATCGCCAAGAAAAAAGATGAGCGTCAGGACGACGGCACCAACATCCAGTCGGGATGCCTATCCGGCGATTGCAAAAACGGACAAGGGATTTTCGCCTATCCCGACGGCAGCAAATACGAAGGGCAATTTTTGAAGGGCAAATTTCATGGGCAAGGCGTGTTTTATTTTGCCAACGGAGACAAGTACGAAGGGGAGTTCAAGGAAAACTACCCGGACGGTCATGGCACACGCACCTACGCGGTCAACAATCAGCAGGAAACTGGTGAGTGGCGGCAAGGCGAATACTTTGGCAGCAGCCTCATCGAAAGCGGAAAAACAGGGTGCATACAAGGCAATTGTGACAACGGAAAAGGTTCCTATATCTTCAAAGAAGGAGTGGCCAAATACACTGGCGACTTCAAGGACGGGCAGCCGCACGGTCATGGAATATGTATGTACGCCAATGGCGACCGCTACCGGGGGGAATGGCTCGAAGGAGCCTTCGGGGGAAAGGGAACCCTCTACCTGCGCGACGGCACCATCGTGGATGGTTACTGGCGTGCCGGCGAATACGTCGGGAAACAAGCCCCTGCCGATTACAAACCGACAACACCCACGGTGGCCGAAACACCTGCCCAAGCCCCAGTCGAACTGCCGGGTGCCAAAGTGTGGGCAGTGGTGGTTGGTGTGGCTGCCTACGACCACATGCCAGCCTTGCGCTACACCGACGACGACGCATACCGCTTCTATGCTTTTCTGAAAAGCCTCGAAGGAGGGGCGCTACCCGACGAACAGGTACAAATACTCGTGGACGAAGATGCTACCCGCGACAACGTGATTGGCGCCATCAATGAAATTTTTGCGCAGGCAGGCGCCAACGATTTGGTCATCTTCTATTTTTCCGGTCACGGGCTGAACGGCTCTTTCCTGCCTATTGATTTTGATGGTTTTAACAACAAAATCACCCACGACGAAATAGCAGGGGCTTTCAATAAATGTCGAGCAAAATTCAAGCTTTGCCTCGCCGATGCTTGCCACTCTGGAAGCCTGTTTGCGATGCGTTCGGCCACGGAAGAGCCTATTTTGAACACCTATTATACCTCGCTGGCCAAATCCGTGTCCGGCACCGCGCTCATCATGTCGAGCAAAGCCGACGAGACCTCACTCGAATCGCAGGGCCTGCGGCAAGGCGTGTTCAGCCACTTCCTCATCAGGGGATTGAAAGGCGAGGCCGACAAGAACAAAGACAAGGTGGTGACGGTGGAGGAACTGTTTGCTTACATCTATGCCAATGTGCGAGATTACACCAGCAACCGCCAAAGCCCCGTCATCAAAGGAACTTATGACCCGAAAATGCCAGTGGCTGTCACGCGATGA
- the gldG gene encoding gliding motility-associated ABC transporter substrate-binding protein GldG, with amino-acid sequence MARSKRSQAFLQFGLFCGILLFANILASAFYTHLDLTEEKRFTLTRPTRELLKGLKDRIYVQVLLEGEFPAGFKRLQTATRDMLNDFRAVSGYIDYQFDDPNQGTLEDVNERRKALAEQGIVPVNLRVADQGQRSQRLIYPVAVVHYGNRRVVVKLLENESPSLNPEVVINNSVSLLEYKFANAIKKILTPERLPILFTKGHGELDRLQTSDLERALNQFYDTDRITLDSLVQLRPQDCALLIVAKPLTEFSEKDKFKIDQYLMQGGRVLWLIDRLNADLDSMRHTGHFVPSDYPLNLEDMLFKYGARIQPDLVLDLECSRIPLATGQMGNAPQMELFPWYYHPAVLPTGNHPIVKNLDRVELRFCSSIDTIRTKTPVKKTRLLTSSRYSRLQFSPIDLNFEILRYDPDPAKFDKGMQTVGLLLEGIFPSNYENRVSAEMQAGLQQLGLTFRAESEPTRMLVISDGDVAANFVRDAAKKEWLPLGYNRFENSTYANKDLMLNAIEYLIDPTGVIEARTKEVKLRLLDTVKAKKEQALWRVLNIGVPLVFLGVFGWFFNWRRKRRYAL; translated from the coding sequence ATGGCTCGTTCCAAGCGTTCACAAGCCTTTTTGCAGTTTGGCCTTTTTTGTGGCATCTTGTTGTTTGCCAACATTTTGGCCAGTGCCTTTTACACGCATCTCGACCTTACGGAAGAAAAACGCTTCACACTCACCCGCCCCACACGGGAGCTGCTCAAGGGGCTGAAAGACCGCATCTATGTTCAGGTGCTGCTGGAGGGCGAATTCCCGGCGGGATTTAAGCGCCTACAAACTGCCACGCGCGATATGCTCAATGATTTTCGCGCCGTTAGCGGCTATATTGACTATCAGTTCGACGACCCCAACCAAGGGACGCTGGAAGACGTGAACGAGCGCCGCAAGGCATTGGCAGAGCAGGGCATCGTGCCAGTCAACTTGCGCGTGGCCGACCAAGGGCAACGCTCCCAACGACTTATCTACCCGGTGGCGGTGGTCCATTACGGCAATCGCCGGGTAGTGGTCAAACTGCTCGAAAACGAGTCGCCCAGCCTGAATCCAGAGGTCGTCATCAACAATTCGGTGTCACTGTTGGAGTACAAATTTGCCAACGCAATTAAGAAGATTCTGACCCCCGAACGCCTGCCCATACTTTTCACGAAGGGGCATGGGGAGCTGGACCGGTTGCAAACATCCGATTTGGAGCGTGCCCTTAATCAGTTTTACGACACAGACCGCATCACACTCGACTCTTTGGTGCAATTGCGACCGCAAGATTGCGCTTTGCTCATCGTGGCCAAGCCGCTCACGGAATTTTCGGAAAAAGACAAGTTCAAGATTGACCAATATCTCATGCAGGGTGGCCGCGTGTTGTGGCTCATTGACCGGCTTAATGCCGACCTCGACAGCATGCGTCACACGGGGCATTTTGTGCCATCGGACTACCCGCTCAACCTCGAAGACATGCTCTTCAAATACGGCGCTCGCATCCAGCCCGACCTTGTGCTCGACCTCGAATGTTCCAGAATCCCGTTGGCTACCGGGCAAATGGGCAATGCTCCTCAAATGGAACTGTTCCCATGGTACTATCATCCCGCTGTGTTGCCAACTGGCAACCACCCGATTGTGAAAAACCTTGACCGAGTGGAGCTGCGATTTTGCTCTTCCATAGATACCATTCGCACCAAAACACCCGTGAAAAAAACACGGCTGCTGACCAGTAGCCGCTACAGCAGGCTGCAATTCAGCCCGATTGATTTAAATTTTGAAATCCTGCGCTACGACCCTGACCCCGCCAAATTCGACAAAGGGATGCAAACCGTGGGTCTCTTGCTGGAAGGTATTTTCCCCTCCAACTATGAAAATCGGGTATCAGCCGAGATGCAAGCGGGCTTGCAGCAGCTAGGCCTCACGTTCAGAGCGGAAAGCGAACCGACCCGTATGCTCGTCATTAGCGACGGCGACGTGGCTGCCAATTTTGTGCGCGATGCCGCCAAGAAAGAGTGGCTCCCGCTTGGTTACAATCGTTTTGAAAATAGCACTTATGCCAATAAAGACCTCATGCTCAATGCCATCGAGTATCTGATAGACCCTACGGGTGTCATCGAGGCCCGCACGAAAGAAGTGAAATTGAGGCTGCTCGATACCGTGAAAGCTAAAAAAGAGCAGGCGTTATGGCGCGTGCTCAACATCGGCGTTCCGCTTGTTTTTCTCGGTGTGTTTGGGTGGTTTTTCAATTGGCGGCGAAAACGGCGTTACGCGCTTTGA
- a CDS encoding antibiotic biosynthesis monooxygenase, whose amino-acid sequence MIKRIVKMTFREEAVEVFLRDVFEHSKNRIRAFPGCLHMELLRQTNAPNVLFTLSIWEDEAALETYRQSDLFQTTWAKTKILFAEKAEAWSVEVVGG is encoded by the coding sequence ATGATAAAAAGAATTGTGAAAATGACTTTCCGGGAGGAAGCGGTGGAAGTCTTTCTGCGGGATGTATTTGAGCACAGCAAAAACCGCATCCGTGCCTTTCCCGGCTGCCTGCACATGGAACTCTTGCGTCAGACCAATGCGCCGAATGTGCTTTTCACCCTGAGTATCTGGGAGGATGAGGCAGCATTGGAGACCTATCGGCAATCCGACCTGTTCCAAACCACTTGGGCCAAAACCAAAATTTTATTTGCCGAAAAAGCAGAGGCATGGTCGGTGGAGGTGGTGGGCGGTTGA
- a CDS encoding YceI family protein, translating into MMRVLKLTTLSILSVIALISCKNDSKPTREPVATPVSKSDTIRLSSIPAEGAATYAITDGVVSWLGKRTIGNRHTGTLNVSSGELKVNQGHLLSGKITLDMTSINVNNIKDPGAKADLESHLKDSDFFEVKKYPVGEFVFDEVLPSNLPDFNWVVSGQLTLKDTTHPVNIPLKLTINNDELKAQSANFAINRTKWGVNFQSGLLGTAKDKIIEDIVPLSFTVTAKRIKIEPHH; encoded by the coding sequence ATGATGCGCGTTTTAAAATTGACCACCCTCTCGATATTGAGCGTAATAGCCCTGATTTCTTGCAAAAACGATTCAAAACCAACTCGTGAGCCCGTTGCCACCCCCGTATCGAAATCCGACACCATACGCCTGTCTTCCATACCCGCTGAAGGAGCCGCCACTTACGCCATCACCGATGGGGTGGTAAGTTGGCTAGGTAAACGAACCATCGGCAATCGGCACACAGGGACTTTGAACGTGTCAAGCGGAGAATTGAAGGTGAATCAGGGACATTTGTTGAGTGGTAAAATAACCCTCGACATGACCTCTATCAATGTCAACAATATAAAAGACCCGGGCGCCAAGGCCGACCTTGAGTCGCACTTGAAAGACTCCGATTTTTTTGAAGTAAAAAAATACCCAGTAGGCGAATTTGTGTTCGACGAAGTATTGCCCAGCAACTTGCCTGATTTCAACTGGGTGGTCAGTGGTCAGCTCACGCTGAAAGACACAACCCACCCTGTGAACATTCCACTCAAACTGACCATCAACAACGATGAATTGAAAGCGCAGTCGGCCAATTTCGCCATCAACCGAACCAAGTGGGGGGTCAATTTCCAATCAGGCTTGCTTGGCACGGCCAAGGACAAAATCATAGAGGACATCGTGCCGCTCTCATTCACGGTCACGGCAAAAAGAATAAAAATCGAACCACATCACTGA
- the proS gene encoding proline--tRNA ligase yields MAKEITPRSENYSKWYLDIVHKAKLAENAEEVYGCMVIRPNGYGIWERMRDALDAMFKDTGHVNAYFPLFIPKRFLSKEAAHVEGFAKECAVVTHYRLKNDPDGNGVIVDPEAKLAEELIVRPTSETIIWNAYRNWIQSYRDLPILINQWANVVRWEMRTRPFLRTAEFLWQEGHTAHASAEEAMSETRLILDIYARFAEEWMAMPVIKGVKTPNERFAGADETFCIEALMQDGKALQAGTSHFLGQNFAKAFDVYFLNKDNQQEHVWATSWGVSTRLIGGLIMTHSDDDGLVLPPKLAPTQVVIVPIPKPSPELTEAADRIATQLRAKGIRVSIDNDDQNRPGFKFAEYEMVGIPVRLGLGQRDLAAGQIEVARRDTKEKSSVPLDGIGDHIARLLDEIQQNLFDRAKTYRDAHITKADSLAEMEDILENKGGFVHAHWDGTTETELQIKERTKATIRCIPLDWPDEAGQCVLTGKPSERRVLFARAY; encoded by the coding sequence ATGGCAAAAGAAATAACGCCCCGCTCGGAAAACTACTCGAAGTGGTATCTGGACATTGTGCACAAGGCCAAGCTGGCCGAAAACGCGGAAGAAGTGTATGGCTGCATGGTCATCAGACCCAATGGCTACGGAATATGGGAAAGAATGCGCGACGCGCTGGATGCCATGTTCAAGGACACAGGCCATGTGAATGCCTATTTCCCGCTGTTCATCCCCAAGCGTTTTTTGAGCAAAGAGGCAGCGCACGTCGAAGGCTTTGCAAAGGAATGTGCCGTCGTGACGCATTACCGCCTGAAAAACGACCCCGATGGCAATGGGGTTATCGTTGACCCAGAGGCTAAATTGGCGGAGGAGCTCATCGTGCGCCCCACCTCCGAAACCATCATCTGGAATGCTTATCGCAATTGGATACAAAGCTACCGCGACCTGCCCATCCTTATCAACCAATGGGCCAACGTGGTGCGTTGGGAAATGCGCACACGCCCGTTTTTGCGCACGGCGGAGTTTCTCTGGCAAGAAGGCCACACCGCTCATGCCTCAGCCGAAGAAGCGATGAGCGAAACGCGGCTGATTCTCGACATCTACGCCCGCTTTGCGGAAGAGTGGATGGCCATGCCCGTCATAAAAGGAGTCAAGACACCGAACGAACGATTTGCCGGCGCCGACGAGACGTTTTGCATAGAGGCGCTCATGCAGGATGGAAAAGCTTTGCAAGCAGGCACCTCCCACTTTTTGGGGCAAAATTTTGCCAAAGCCTTTGATGTCTATTTCCTCAACAAAGACAACCAACAAGAACACGTTTGGGCCACTTCGTGGGGAGTGAGCACACGGCTCATTGGCGGTCTTATCATGACCCACTCTGACGACGACGGGCTGGTGCTGCCGCCCAAACTCGCGCCCACACAGGTCGTCATCGTGCCAATTCCGAAGCCCTCCCCAGAACTTACGGAAGCCGCCGACCGCATCGCCACCCAACTTCGCGCCAAAGGAATCCGGGTTTCCATTGACAACGACGACCAGAATCGCCCCGGCTTCAAATTCGCTGAATACGAAATGGTCGGCATTCCCGTGCGTCTTGGGCTTGGGCAGCGCGACTTGGCTGCCGGGCAAATAGAGGTGGCCCGCCGCGACACCAAGGAAAAATCCAGCGTTCCGCTCGATGGCATAGGAGACCACATCGCTCGACTGCTCGACGAGATTCAGCAGAATCTCTTCGACCGCGCCAAGACCTATCGCGATGCGCATATCACGAAAGCAGACTCTTTGGCTGAAATGGAAGATATTTTGGAAAACAAAGGCGGCTTTGTCCATGCGCATTGGGATGGCACCACCGAGACTGAATTGCAGATAAAAGAGCGTACGAAGGCGACCATTCGGTGCATCCCGTTGGATTGGCCTGATGAGGCAGGCCAATGCGTCCTGACGGGCAAGCCCAGCGAGCGACGGGTACTGTTTGCAAGAGCCTATTGA
- a CDS encoding OsmC family protein, protein MTATVQYLGDLRTECLHLRSDQSFVTDAPPDNQGKGEAFSPTDLCATSLATCILTTMAIRARDLDITGANAEVNKIMSADPRRISRIEVKIKMPKNNFSDKDKKVLEAIARTCPVALSLSEKIEQAIAIEW, encoded by the coding sequence ATGACCGCCACTGTCCAATATCTCGGCGACCTCCGCACCGAATGCCTCCACCTTCGGTCAGACCAATCCTTTGTCACCGATGCCCCACCCGACAACCAGGGCAAGGGCGAGGCATTTTCGCCCACCGACCTTTGTGCCACTTCATTGGCCACTTGCATTCTGACAACGATGGCTATTCGTGCCCGCGACCTCGATATCACAGGCGCGAACGCCGAAGTCAACAAAATCATGTCTGCCGACCCACGCCGGATTAGCCGCATTGAGGTGAAAATCAAGATGCCGAAAAACAATTTTTCGGACAAAGACAAAAAGGTATTGGAAGCCATCGCCCGCACCTGCCCCGTGGCGCTTAGCCTTTCAGAAAAAATCGAGCAAGCAATTGCTATCGAATGGTGA
- the rfbA gene encoding glucose-1-phosphate thymidylyltransferase RfbA yields the protein MKGIILAGGLGTRLYPLTLAVSKQLMPVYDKPMIYYPLSTLMLAGIRDVLIISTPYDLPKFQQLFGDGSALGMSFSYVEQHIPNGLAQAFVLGEQFIGKDSASLILGDNIFYGAGLGEMVRSCANPDGGIIFAYQVADPERYGVVEFDKQFKAISIEEKPKQPKSHYAVPGLYFYDNSVVEVAKNLKPSPRGEYEITDVNRHYLERNNLEVRVMGRGYAWLDTGTHESLMQASQFVQAIEARQGLKIGCIEEIAWEMGFIDDGGLERMGQKYLKSGYGEYLLSLLKLAK from the coding sequence ATGAAAGGTATTATCCTCGCCGGCGGACTCGGCACCCGGCTCTACCCGTTGACGCTCGCCGTGAGCAAACAGCTCATGCCCGTTTACGACAAACCGATGATTTATTATCCCCTCAGCACGCTTATGCTGGCGGGCATCCGCGATGTGTTGATTATCTCTACCCCTTATGACCTGCCAAAATTCCAACAGCTATTTGGTGATGGCAGCGCATTGGGCATGAGCTTCTCTTACGTCGAGCAACACATCCCTAACGGTCTGGCGCAAGCCTTTGTACTCGGCGAACAATTCATCGGCAAAGATTCCGCTTCGCTGATATTGGGCGACAACATCTTTTATGGGGCGGGCTTGGGCGAAATGGTGCGTTCTTGCGCCAATCCTGACGGCGGCATCATCTTCGCTTATCAGGTGGCCGACCCCGAACGGTATGGCGTGGTAGAGTTCGACAAACAATTCAAAGCCATCAGCATTGAGGAAAAACCCAAACAGCCAAAGAGCCACTATGCCGTGCCGGGGCTTTATTTCTATGATAACAGCGTGGTGGAAGTGGCAAAAAACTTGAAACCAAGCCCTCGTGGGGAGTACGAAATCACAGATGTCAACAGGCATTATTTGGAGCGGAACAATCTCGAAGTACGCGTGATGGGTCGCGGCTATGCTTGGCTCGACACGGGCACTCACGAATCACTCATGCAGGCCAGTCAATTTGTGCAAGCCATCGAAGCGCGTCAGGGATTAAAAATCGGCTGCATAGAGGAAATTGCTTGGGAGATGGGCTTCATTGACGACGGTGGCCTCGAACGTATGGGGCAGAAATATCTGAAAAGCGGTTATGGAGAGTATCTGTTGAGCCTGCTTAAACTCGCCAAGTGA